CGGCCGGCGCCTTCGCCGACGTGCTGGCGATGCGCGAGCGCTATGGCTGCTGGATCGCCCTGGGGCTGCATCCCATCTATCTGGACCGGCACCTGGACGATCACCTGGGGCTGCTGGACGCGGCGCTGGCCGCGCACGCGCCGGCGGCCGTCGGCGAGATCGGCCTGGATTTCTACCTGCCGGAACTGGACCCGGCGCGGCAGGAGGCGCTGTTAGCGGAACAGCTGAAGCTGGCGCGCAAGCACGGCCTGCCGGCGGTGCTGCACGTCCGGCGCTCGGTGGACCGCGTGCTCAAGCACTTGCGCGAGCAGAAAGTGGAATGCGGCATCGCCCACGCCTTCAACGGCAGCGAGCAGCAGGCCCAGGCCTTCATTCGCCAGGGCTTCAAGCTGGGCTTCGGCGGCGCGATGACCTACAGCGGCTCTCGCCGCATCCGCGCGTTGGCGGCCAGCCTGCCGCTGTCCAGCCTGGTGCTGGAAACCGACGCGCCGGACATCCGGCCGGAATACGCGCGGGACATGCCCAACGAGCCGTTCCAGCTGGCCCGCTTCGTCGAGCTATTGGCCGAGTTGCGCGGCATGGAGGTCGCCCCGCTGCGCCGCGCGCTGCGCGACAACACGCTGGCGGCGCTGGCCCTAAGCTGAGCGCCGGAAAAACGAAAACCCCGGCGCACCGCCGGGGCTTTCGTCTCGCCGCGAGCCGGCCTCAGGTGCGGAAACGCTGCAGACAGGCGTCCAGTTCCTCTGACAGCGCGCTCAGCTCGGTGGCCAGCTTGCTGGCCTCGCCGGCCGCCTCGGTGGTCTGGCCGTTCAACTGCGCGATCTGCTCGACATTGCGCGCCACCGACTGGCTAGCCTGGCTCTGCTCCTTGATCGCGTTGGCGATATCGGCG
This genomic window from Chromobacterium phragmitis contains:
- a CDS encoding TatD family hydrolase, encoding MEAVTRFDPLPAEDCLIDSHCHLDAPELAADVDGVAARARAAGVGQLLVPAVTAGAFADVLAMRERYGCWIALGLHPIYLDRHLDDHLGLLDAALAAHAPAAVGEIGLDFYLPELDPARQEALLAEQLKLARKHGLPAVLHVRRSVDRVLKHLREQKVECGIAHAFNGSEQQAQAFIRQGFKLGFGGAMTYSGSRRIRALAASLPLSSLVLETDAPDIRPEYARDMPNEPFQLARFVELLAELRGMEVAPLRRALRDNTLAALALS